Proteins encoded in a region of the Prochlorothrix hollandica PCC 9006 = CALU 1027 genome:
- a CDS encoding thioredoxin, giving the protein MEPSTSGRVLAPVPTLLATPNRGNHGGIAPTKIGESAKVK; this is encoded by the coding sequence TTGGAACCATCGACCTCGGGTAGGGTTCTCGCCCCCGTGCCGACCCTCTTGGCGACCCCCAACCGGGGCAACCACGGGGGGATTGCCCCTACCAAAATCGGGGAATCTGCCAAGGTGAAATAG